A portion of the Nitratidesulfovibrio termitidis HI1 genome contains these proteins:
- a CDS encoding chemotaxis protein CheA — MNPGGTARRVFTEEARDLLIDLEEALLELESHPGDAALMARVFRALHTLKGTGAMFGFDAVARFTHAVEDLFDNVRKAGVPATSELLTLGLDAKDHLQELLEQGAEAPVAAEASTSASARQGADTDGVAARERDLLDRIGALAARWVGLAVSPPAFPALPRAMGDDVPVVPFLADTPPAAPLRDFPMTSSGGIPASSGRTAGHMAPESPTVPGGSPREPRVYWLHYAPSPDALRRGLDPSRLLDGLHGLGPLHVWPHCETVPALDGLDAEAVHLRWDAVLVTEHPLAMVREPFATLMDEAGLDVVALGEERLLPSPELLCRIAAQGGVADAVGLLAAAGAGDEALRAVRVQGGGDGISGADGDVPGVPEGMPAAAMPQAASSVSAVAPTPWSVPECSPPAGDDAAPAGPLRPGGDEGATTSLRVDSAKVDRLLDNVGELVILQARLSRIATDHDDPRLRELAEGLERLTESLRDSTMSVRMVPLDATFHAFRRLVRDLAARLGKDVRFVAEGGETELDKTVIDHLRDPLLHLVRNAMDHGVESAEARLAAGKPAEAVLRLSAAHAGGEVLITVSDDGAGIDLDKLRAVGVARGLLAPDADPGEAELLQLLFLPGFSTASGVSDLSGRGVGLDVVSTALGSLRGSVDVVTRRGEGTAWRLRIPLTLAIIDGLRVRVGDETFILPLTQVQACLERFVDGEAATLGLIEYRERLVPCLSLRRFLDVPGEQPAYERVIIANVDGLPVGFAVDGVAGLEQAVIKRLGGPCRRAAWIAGSSVDAEGGISLILDAAQLVRVAQGMQER; from the coding sequence ATGAACCCCGGCGGCACCGCGCGGCGCGTGTTCACCGAGGAAGCCCGCGATCTGCTCATCGACCTCGAGGAAGCGCTACTGGAACTGGAATCGCACCCGGGCGACGCCGCGCTCATGGCGCGGGTGTTCCGCGCCCTGCACACCCTGAAGGGCACCGGGGCCATGTTCGGCTTTGACGCCGTGGCCCGCTTCACCCACGCGGTGGAGGACCTGTTCGACAACGTGCGCAAGGCCGGGGTTCCGGCCACCTCCGAATTGCTGACCCTTGGTCTGGACGCCAAGGACCACTTGCAGGAACTGTTGGAACAGGGGGCAGAGGCCCCGGTTGCAGCAGAAGCCTCTACGTCAGCCAGCGCGAGGCAGGGCGCAGATACGGACGGCGTTGCCGCGCGCGAACGCGACCTGCTGGACCGTATCGGGGCGCTGGCGGCACGCTGGGTCGGGCTCGCCGTCTCTCCCCCCGCATTTCCTGCCCTCCCTCGCGCCATGGGCGATGATGTCCCGGTTGTGCCCTTTCTGGCGGACACTCCCCCCGCCGCGCCACTGCGGGATTTCCCCATGACCTCGTCGGGTGGCATCCCCGCATCGTCCGGACGCACAGCCGGGCACATGGCCCCGGAATCGCCCACCGTTCCCGGCGGCTCCCCCCGCGAACCCAGGGTGTACTGGCTGCACTATGCTCCGTCGCCCGACGCGCTGCGCCGTGGGCTGGACCCTTCGCGGCTGCTGGACGGGCTGCACGGGCTTGGCCCCCTGCATGTCTGGCCCCACTGCGAAACCGTGCCCGCATTGGACGGGCTGGACGCGGAAGCGGTGCACCTGCGCTGGGACGCCGTGCTGGTCACGGAACACCCGCTGGCCATGGTGCGCGAGCCGTTCGCCACGCTGATGGACGAGGCCGGGCTGGACGTGGTGGCCCTGGGCGAGGAGCGGCTGCTGCCTTCGCCGGAACTTTTGTGCCGCATCGCGGCGCAGGGAGGCGTTGCCGATGCGGTCGGCCTGCTGGCCGCAGCCGGTGCGGGTGACGAGGCCCTGCGGGCGGTGCGCGTGCAGGGCGGGGGCGATGGAATCAGTGGGGCCGATGGCGATGTTCCGGGGGTACCCGAGGGCATGCCTGCCGCCGCAATGCCGCAGGCCGCATCGTCCGTGTCTGCCGTTGCCCCCACGCCATGGTCCGTGCCGGAATGTTCCCCCCCGGCGGGTGACGATGCCGCCCCGGCGGGCCCCCTGCGCCCCGGCGGCGACGAAGGCGCCACCACCAGCCTGCGCGTGGACAGCGCCAAGGTGGATCGCCTGCTGGACAACGTGGGCGAACTGGTCATCCTGCAGGCGCGCCTTTCGCGCATCGCCACCGACCACGACGACCCGCGCCTGCGCGAACTGGCCGAAGGGCTGGAGCGGCTTACCGAATCCCTGCGCGACAGCACCATGTCGGTGCGCATGGTGCCTCTGGACGCCACCTTCCATGCCTTCCGGCGGCTGGTGCGCGATCTGGCGGCGCGGCTGGGCAAGGACGTGCGCTTCGTGGCCGAGGGCGGCGAGACGGAACTGGACAAGACCGTCATCGACCACCTGCGCGACCCCTTGCTGCATCTGGTGCGCAACGCCATGGATCATGGCGTGGAATCGGCAGAGGCTCGGCTGGCGGCGGGCAAGCCCGCCGAGGCCGTGCTGCGCCTGTCCGCCGCCCATGCCGGGGGCGAGGTGCTGATCACCGTGTCCGACGACGGCGCGGGCATCGACCTGGACAAACTGCGCGCCGTGGGCGTGGCACGGGGCCTGCTGGCCCCGGACGCGGACCCCGGCGAGGCGGAACTGTTGCAACTGCTGTTTCTGCCCGGCTTCAGCACGGCCAGCGGCGTATCCGACCTGTCCGGGCGCGGGGTGGGGCTGGACGTGGTCAGCACGGCCCTGGGTTCCCTGCGCGGCAGCGTGGACGTGGTCACCCGGCGGGGCGAGGGCACGGCCTGGCGGCTGCGCATCCCCCTTACCCTGGCCATCATCGACGGCCTGCGCGTGCGCGTGGGCGACGAGACGTTCATCCTGCCCCTTACCCAGGTGCAGGCGTGCCTGGAGCGCTTCGTGGACGGCGAGGCCGCCACGCTGGGCCTCATCGAGTACCGCGAACGACTGGTGCCGTGCCTCAGCCTGCGCCGCTTCCTGGACGTGCCGGGCGAACAGCCCGCCTACGAACGGGTGATCATCGCCAACGTGGATGGCCTGCCGGTGGGCTTTGCCGTTGATGGCGTGGCCGGGCTGGAGCAGGCGGTCATCAAGCGTCTGGGCGGCCCCTGCCGCCGTGCCGCCTGGATTGCCGGGTCCAGCGTGGACGCGGAGGGCGGCATATCGCTGATTCTCGACGCCGCCCAACTGGTGCGCGTGGCGCAGGGCATGCAGGAACGCTGA
- a CDS encoding L-lactate permease, translated as MNWVQQYDPFSNIAASACVAMLPLAILFYMLAVRRAKGHMAAALGLAGALCAAVAVWGMPVGLAVNATLYGMAMGLFPIIWIVLTAVWLYNMTVESGEFEIIKGSLARLTDDRRLQALFIAFAFGAFLEGTAGFGTPVAITAAMLMGLGFSPVYAGGICLVANTAPVAFGALGIPVIVASQVSGLDVATLSQYVGRQLPVFALVVPLWMTVVMCGFRRSMEVLPAIVVASVCFSGTQFLFAELHGPTLPDVMAAIVTIIGLLVLLRFWKPASTWHFADEQPESAAASAHHTTGEILRAWAPYAILAVFVFFWGLDGVKAGLNKVYLQAIEWPGLHGAIAKTAPIVAKDAPYAAKYTLNLLSAGGTAILLAGLLSVPVMSRSGTGYGMKRAIGCFWRTCYQLRFPVLTIMLILGLAQLMNYSGMSSTLGIAFTHTGALFPFFAPIMGWLGVFLTGSNTSSNALFGSMQQATARAVGVDPYLTVAANATGGVTGKMISPQSISVATASTHTVGQEGALFRFALGHSIAMTLVICVLVTLQAYVIGWMLP; from the coding sequence ATGAACTGGGTGCAGCAGTACGATCCGTTTTCCAACATCGCCGCCTCGGCCTGCGTGGCCATGCTGCCGCTGGCGATACTTTTCTACATGCTGGCCGTGCGGCGGGCCAAGGGCCACATGGCCGCCGCGCTGGGGCTGGCCGGTGCGCTGTGCGCCGCCGTGGCCGTGTGGGGCATGCCCGTGGGTCTCGCGGTCAACGCCACGCTGTACGGCATGGCCATGGGGCTGTTCCCGATCATCTGGATCGTGCTGACGGCCGTGTGGCTGTACAACATGACCGTGGAATCGGGCGAGTTCGAAATCATCAAGGGGTCGCTGGCCCGGCTTACCGACGACCGCCGGTTGCAGGCGCTGTTCATCGCCTTTGCCTTCGGCGCGTTTCTGGAAGGCACGGCGGGCTTCGGCACGCCGGTGGCCATCACGGCGGCCATGCTGATGGGGCTGGGCTTCAGCCCGGTGTACGCCGGGGGCATCTGCCTTGTGGCCAACACCGCGCCCGTGGCCTTCGGGGCGCTGGGCATCCCGGTCATCGTGGCCAGCCAGGTCAGCGGCCTGGATGTCGCCACGCTCAGCCAGTACGTGGGGCGGCAGCTGCCGGTGTTCGCGCTGGTGGTGCCGCTGTGGATGACCGTGGTCATGTGCGGTTTCCGCCGCTCCATGGAGGTGCTGCCCGCCATCGTGGTGGCCAGCGTGTGCTTCAGCGGCACGCAGTTCCTGTTCGCCGAACTGCACGGCCCCACGCTGCCCGACGTCATGGCGGCCATCGTGACCATCATCGGCCTGCTGGTGCTGCTGCGTTTCTGGAAGCCCGCCAGCACCTGGCACTTTGCCGACGAACAGCCCGAAAGCGCGGCGGCCAGCGCCCACCACACCACCGGCGAGATACTGCGCGCCTGGGCGCCGTATGCCATCCTGGCGGTGTTCGTGTTCTTCTGGGGGCTGGACGGCGTGAAGGCAGGGCTGAACAAGGTGTACTTGCAGGCCATTGAATGGCCGGGCCTGCATGGCGCCATCGCCAAGACCGCGCCCATCGTGGCCAAGGATGCCCCCTATGCGGCCAAGTACACCTTGAACCTGCTGTCGGCCGGGGGCACCGCCATCCTGCTGGCGGGCCTGCTGTCCGTGCCCGTCATGTCCCGGTCCGGCACCGGCTACGGCATGAAGCGGGCCATCGGCTGCTTCTGGCGCACCTGCTACCAGCTGCGCTTCCCGGTGCTGACCATCATGCTCATCCTCGGGCTTGCGCAACTCATGAACTACTCTGGCATGAGCTCGACCCTGGGCATCGCCTTTACCCACACCGGCGCGCTGTTCCCGTTCTTTGCGCCCATCATGGGCTGGCTGGGCGTATTCCTGACCGGTTCCAACACGTCGTCCAACGCGCTGTTCGGCAGCATGCAGCAGGCCACGGCCCGCGCCGTGGGCGTGGATCCGTACCTGACCGTGGCCGCCAACGCCACCGGCGGGGTGACCGGCAAGATGATCTCGCCGCAGTCCATCTCGGTGGCCACGGCCTCCACCCACACCGTGGGCCAGGAAGGGGCGCTGTTCCGCTTCGCCCTTGGGCACAGCATCGCCATGACCCTGGTGATCTGCGTGCTGGTGACCCTGCAGGCGTACGTCATCGGATGGATGTTGCCTTAA
- a CDS encoding GGDEF domain-containing protein, with the protein MHHTWLEPFLEMLGRRRDDPAHSLHPAHPDGLSPDALSPGGQNAASTSPAFTRLDVPTPLSNAAQNVTPASASGAPTALPAASETTHHAHSAHATDASVRDMVARHEALHMLLVRMVDHVLVRDLYGEEITAGIESLLVEGLWDAVPGLSGQPASAHHLLPLESGEFLVFWPEPATRPQRLADAAFTMKLKLQHHLKDSVLRWTGREVNIGVGCATYRRRPGAEPRQEFFQAVREARTMARKELDLSDLRLARDFKAVLQDNAIRTLYQPIVRFPTGRIMAWEALSRGPVDTPFHSPMMLFDIAEELGMLFALERICRERAIACAGTLAPDQKLFLNIHPRTLTDPGFTPGSTLEAVRAMGLTSENIVFEITERHSIRDFGVFYKTLSHYRGQGFKVAIDDAGTGYSGLATIAELKPDFIKIDMSLIRNINRDPVRRALMETLVSFAEKIGSRVIAEGIETREEAATLMAIGAHYGQGYYLGRPDYPKQETHVDIGELRPTAQLPSVGSLACSMPVGELAEPAHTVPPTTLAGEVRKLFETSDPLTSIAVTDERGKPLGLIMDYHLNRQLSAQYGVALYFKRPVSAVMDTKPLVMEETTPVEDAARLAMSRSRLQAYDDIMITRAGLLTGIVSVQRLLHKLAQVQVELAKGTNPLTGLPGNVALEKELETRLAGGQPFSLLYADLDNFKSYNDTYGFKNGDRIILLLAKVLSWAVQRHGAKGDYVAHIGGDDFVCITSPRHAERVCRAATRCFGRLVRGCYCGEDVVRGWITARGRDGMERRFPFVSVSLAVLDCHERSNLHEIGERAAHVKHLAKAIPGNAYVLECGVCQMRALH; encoded by the coding sequence CATCCGGCGCGCCGACAGCCCTTCCCGCCGCCTCCGAAACCACGCACCACGCGCATTCCGCCCATGCCACGGACGCCTCGGTGCGCGACATGGTGGCCCGGCACGAGGCCCTGCACATGCTGCTGGTGCGCATGGTGGACCATGTGCTGGTGCGCGACCTGTACGGAGAGGAGATCACGGCGGGCATCGAATCCCTGCTGGTGGAAGGGCTGTGGGATGCAGTTCCCGGCCTGAGCGGCCAGCCCGCCTCGGCGCATCACCTGCTGCCGCTGGAATCCGGCGAATTCCTGGTGTTCTGGCCGGAACCGGCCACCCGCCCCCAGCGCCTGGCCGACGCCGCCTTCACCATGAAGCTGAAATTGCAGCACCACCTGAAGGATTCGGTGCTGCGCTGGACCGGGCGCGAGGTGAACATCGGCGTGGGCTGCGCCACCTACCGCCGCCGCCCCGGCGCGGAGCCGCGCCAGGAATTCTTTCAGGCCGTGCGCGAGGCGCGTACCATGGCCCGCAAGGAACTGGACCTGTCCGACCTGCGCCTTGCGCGCGACTTCAAGGCCGTATTGCAGGACAATGCCATCCGCACACTGTACCAGCCCATCGTGCGCTTTCCCACCGGGCGGATCATGGCCTGGGAAGCCCTGAGCCGTGGCCCGGTGGACACGCCCTTCCACTCGCCCATGATGCTGTTCGACATCGCGGAGGAGTTGGGCATGCTCTTTGCGCTGGAACGCATCTGCCGCGAGCGGGCCATCGCCTGCGCGGGCACCCTGGCCCCGGACCAGAAGCTGTTCCTGAACATCCACCCGCGCACCCTCACCGACCCCGGCTTCACCCCCGGCAGCACGCTGGAGGCGGTGCGGGCCATGGGCCTGACGTCTGAAAACATCGTCTTCGAGATCACCGAGCGGCATTCCATCCGCGATTTCGGCGTGTTCTACAAGACGCTGTCGCACTACCGGGGGCAGGGGTTCAAGGTGGCCATCGACGACGCGGGCACCGGCTATTCCGGCCTGGCCACCATCGCCGAGCTGAAGCCCGACTTCATCAAGATCGACATGTCGCTCATCCGCAACATCAACCGCGACCCGGTGCGCCGCGCGCTGATGGAAACCCTGGTCAGCTTTGCCGAAAAGATCGGCTCGCGGGTCATCGCGGAGGGCATCGAAACCCGCGAGGAAGCCGCCACCCTGATGGCCATCGGCGCGCACTACGGCCAGGGTTACTATCTGGGCAGGCCCGACTACCCCAAGCAGGAAACCCACGTGGACATCGGCGAACTGCGCCCCACGGCGCAATTGCCCAGCGTGGGCAGCCTTGCCTGCTCCATGCCGGTGGGCGAACTCGCCGAACCGGCCCACACCGTGCCCCCCACCACTCTGGCGGGCGAGGTCCGCAAGCTGTTCGAGACGTCCGATCCGTTGACCAGCATCGCCGTGACGGATGAACGCGGCAAGCCGCTGGGGCTGATCATGGATTACCATCTCAACCGGCAGCTTTCGGCACAGTACGGGGTGGCGCTGTACTTCAAGCGACCGGTGTCCGCCGTCATGGACACCAAGCCGCTGGTGATGGAAGAAACCACCCCCGTGGAAGACGCCGCCCGCCTTGCCATGTCGCGCAGCCGGTTGCAGGCGTACGACGACATCATGATCACCCGCGCCGGGCTGCTGACGGGCATCGTCTCGGTGCAGCGGCTGCTGCACAAGCTGGCCCAGGTGCAGGTGGAACTGGCCAAGGGCACCAACCCGCTCACCGGCCTGCCGGGCAACGTGGCGCTGGAAAAGGAACTGGAAACCCGCTTGGCCGGGGGGCAGCCCTTTTCACTGCTGTACGCGGACCTGGACAACTTCAAGAGCTACAACGACACCTACGGCTTCAAGAACGGCGACCGGATCATCCTGCTGCTGGCCAAGGTGCTGTCGTGGGCGGTGCAGCGGCACGGGGCCAAGGGCGACTACGTGGCGCACATCGGCGGCGACGACTTCGTGTGCATCACCTCGCCCCGGCATGCCGAGCGGGTGTGCCGGGCGGCCACGCGCTGCTTCGGGCGGCTGGTGCGCGGCTGCTACTGCGGGGAAGACGTCGTGCGCGGCTGGATTACCGCGCGCGGGCGCGACGGCATGGAGCGGCGCTTTCCGTTCGTGTCCGTATCGCTGGCGGTGCTGGACTGCCACGAACGCAGCAACCTGCACGAGATCGGCGAGCGGGCCGCCCACGTGAAGCATCTGGCCAAGGCCATTCCCGGCAACGCCTATGTGCTGGAATGCGGCGTGTGCCAGATGCGCGCCCTGCACTGA
- a CDS encoding chemotaxis protein CheW: MQQDNDRQASQDHAGGREAADMPPVGAVLRDGARSADSARQASPARQASPVRQANPALSGPGPMVPTRRLLALTLGDERFALDIGVVREVLDFGELTRIPRMPRHVRGVVNLRGAAVPVVDLRTRLGMGNVARTVHSRIVIVEVPAPPDAGGGITLVGALADAVREVIEIDAVAVEPPPRMGTPVPADVLAGIFRHEGRHVLLLDADRLFDDEEPSGSPLPVPPQASALPQSSNPSRSLADGQPADGQSRSRAARTDDAPGTPVRFGGGGA, translated from the coding sequence GTGCAGCAGGATAACGACAGACAGGCCTCGCAGGACCACGCGGGCGGCAGGGAAGCGGCGGACATGCCGCCTGTCGGCGCCGTGCTGCGTGATGGTGCGCGGTCGGCAGATTCGGCCCGTCAGGCAAGTCCGGCCCGTCAGGCAAGCCCTGTGCGTCAGGCAAACCCTGCGCTTTCGGGGCCTGGCCCCATGGTGCCCACCCGCAGGCTGCTGGCCCTGACCCTGGGGGACGAGCGCTTTGCCCTCGATATCGGCGTGGTGCGCGAAGTGCTGGACTTCGGCGAACTGACCCGCATTCCCCGCATGCCGCGGCATGTGCGCGGGGTGGTGAACCTGCGCGGCGCGGCCGTGCCGGTGGTGGACCTGCGCACCCGGCTGGGCATGGGCAACGTTGCGCGCACCGTGCATTCGCGCATCGTCATCGTCGAGGTGCCTGCCCCCCCGGATGCGGGCGGCGGCATCACCCTGGTGGGCGCGCTGGCCGACGCCGTGCGCGAGGTCATCGAAATCGACGCCGTAGCCGTGGAGCCTCCGCCGCGCATGGGAACCCCCGTGCCCGCCGACGTGCTGGCCGGGATATTCCGCCACGAGGGGCGGCATGTGCTGCTGCTGGACGCCGACCGGCTGTTCGACGACGAGGAGCCTTCGGGCTCGCCGCTGCCGGTTCCGCCGCAAGCCTCTGCGTTGCCCCAGTCCTCGAATCCGTCCCGCTCCCTTGCCGATGGCCAGCCCGCCGACGGGCAGTCGCGCTCGCGCGCGGCCCGTACCGATGACGCGCCGGGCACCCCCGTCCGTTTCGGCGGAGGTGGCGCATGA
- a CDS encoding LysR family transcriptional regulator, protein MHLRVLRCFVEVVRAGGFSAAAQAVCATQSTVSKAVRGLEEDCGAILLERTPAGVTLTAAGEVAYRRALAMLAEKEAMDAEMDDLRNVRRGTLRFGVPPVGSTLLFARQFAEYRRRYPGVRIELREKGCYALEEDVLRGELEMALALLPVSGQFDVSPLCDEPLMALLPQGHPMQDCKALRLSDLNGSAFIQFEQSFALNARIRERCLKQGVRLDETLCSGQIPFIISLVAAGLGVALVPRLMLTEPLPRGVHRALLDDDDLRWRAVLAWRQGYSLSPAAAAWLELMHEMPPHIACGMDGGQAWPDRPDGPDGPDGPDTPDKPCAGPATAARGKITNENAPPVGAERCHAAGGIGRTGGKGGKGGRRR, encoded by the coding sequence ATGCACCTCAGGGTATTGCGCTGCTTTGTCGAGGTGGTCCGCGCGGGCGGGTTTTCCGCCGCCGCACAGGCCGTGTGCGCCACCCAGTCCACGGTCAGCAAGGCCGTGCGCGGGTTGGAAGAGGACTGTGGAGCCATCTTGCTGGAACGCACCCCGGCGGGCGTGACCCTGACGGCGGCGGGAGAGGTGGCCTACCGTCGTGCGCTGGCCATGCTGGCTGAAAAGGAAGCCATGGATGCCGAGATGGACGACCTGCGCAACGTGCGCCGGGGCACGCTGCGCTTCGGCGTGCCCCCGGTGGGCAGCACCCTGCTGTTCGCCCGGCAGTTTGCCGAATATCGCCGCCGCTATCCGGGCGTGCGCATAGAGCTGCGCGAAAAGGGCTGCTATGCGCTGGAAGAGGACGTGCTGCGCGGCGAGCTGGAAATGGCTCTGGCCCTGTTGCCCGTATCCGGTCAGTTCGACGTGTCGCCCCTGTGCGACGAGCCGCTCATGGCCCTGCTGCCGCAGGGGCACCCCATGCAAGACTGCAAGGCCCTGCGTCTGTCCGACCTGAACGGCAGCGCGTTCATCCAGTTCGAGCAGAGTTTTGCGCTCAACGCGCGCATTCGCGAGCGTTGCCTGAAACAGGGGGTGCGCCTGGATGAAACCCTGTGCAGCGGCCAGATACCCTTCATCATCAGTCTGGTGGCCGCCGGGCTTGGCGTGGCGCTGGTGCCGCGCCTGATGCTGACGGAACCGCTGCCCCGGGGCGTCCACCGTGCCCTGCTGGACGACGACGACCTGCGCTGGCGCGCGGTGCTGGCCTGGAGGCAGGGGTACAGCCTGTCCCCGGCGGCGGCGGCATGGCTGGAACTGATGCACGAGATGCCGCCGCACATTGCCTGCGGCATGGACGGCGGCCAGGCGTGGCCAGACAGGCCAGACGGGCCAGACGGGCCAGACGGGCCGGATACGCCAGACAAGCCGTGTGCAGGGCCCGCCACGGCAGCAAGGGGAAAGATTACAAATGAAAACGCCCCGCCGGTCGGGGCGGAGCGGTGTCATGCTGCGGGCGGGATTGGCAGGACTGGCGGGAAGGGCGGGAAGGGCGGGCGCAGACGCTGA
- a CDS encoding methyl-accepting chemotaxis protein, with amino-acid sequence MLKNCSLFMKLSLGFGSLLLIVAGVVAFSWQQQQHLLRQSEVTGNTQALVAGMEHSRVEILYYLLSRGREHVRAFEAQHGKDAEGIAALRERLAADGVRGGGLDVLGPMHADYRRKFLELDGVLTHREQTIKNAVQAANALQEGVERLHAARLNAIVQTNPSLAPRRDELQTLVSLETEFLQSRVDVLYYLWRGDTDSLSRARMRLDKAISAASGLSASEGSGENWKLASTVLASARAYREQVEQLVKDENERDSRMSGMANVAEGVRNTVVAVKDAQQDRMGDAVRRSSVISLGVAGGALVLGLLFAVLIGKSVRGGIARAAAVAEAVALGETSLEVEAEGTDEVGRLLQAMREMLVAERRVVETARELARGNVDIEVAMRGPRDELMRALGEMVSVERSISRNASTLATGDLRVSLEPRGDNDRLLASLGNMVQRLSDVVRDVQVGAENVAAGSEELSATAEALSQGATEQAASVEQCSASMEEMVARIAQNAENARTTESIAVRAADDARDSGTAVAATLKAMREIASKISIIEEIARQTDLLALNAAIEAARAGEQGRGFAVVASEVRKLAERSQAAAAEINRLSGASLEVSERAGELLGKLVPDIERTSELVQEIAAASIEQREGASQVNEALHMLDQVIQQNAAASEEVASTSEELSAQAAHLQRTVAFFRLGTDMSPKVQRVPGPQPSAMPTLKDGDPRKVRINLTDDADDTDDQDFERF; translated from the coding sequence ATGCTCAAGAATTGCAGTCTGTTCATGAAGCTCAGCCTGGGGTTTGGCTCGCTGCTGCTCATCGTGGCGGGGGTGGTTGCCTTTTCTTGGCAGCAACAGCAACACCTGCTGCGCCAGTCGGAGGTGACGGGCAACACGCAGGCCCTGGTGGCGGGCATGGAACATTCACGGGTGGAAATCCTGTATTATCTGCTCAGCAGGGGCCGTGAGCACGTGCGCGCCTTTGAGGCGCAGCACGGCAAGGATGCCGAGGGCATCGCCGCGCTGCGCGAGCGCCTTGCGGCAGACGGGGTGCGCGGAGGCGGCCTGGACGTGCTGGGCCCCATGCATGCCGACTATCGGCGCAAGTTCCTGGAACTGGACGGAGTGCTGACCCACCGCGAACAGACCATCAAGAACGCCGTGCAGGCCGCCAATGCCCTTCAGGAAGGGGTGGAGCGGCTGCATGCCGCCCGCCTGAACGCCATCGTGCAAACCAACCCGTCGCTGGCGCCCCGGCGTGACGAACTGCAAACCCTGGTCTCGCTGGAGACGGAATTCCTCCAGTCGCGGGTGGACGTGCTCTATTACCTGTGGCGGGGCGATACGGATTCCCTGTCGCGCGCGCGCATGCGGCTGGACAAGGCCATATCCGCGGCATCCGGACTTTCCGCCAGCGAGGGCTCCGGAGAGAACTGGAAGTTGGCCTCTACGGTACTGGCCAGCGCCCGGGCATACCGCGAACAGGTGGAACAACTGGTCAAGGACGAGAACGAACGCGACAGCCGCATGTCGGGCATGGCCAACGTGGCCGAGGGCGTGCGCAACACCGTGGTTGCGGTGAAGGACGCCCAGCAGGACCGCATGGGCGACGCGGTGCGCCGCTCGTCCGTGATATCGCTGGGGGTTGCCGGCGGTGCGCTGGTTTTGGGGTTGCTGTTCGCCGTCCTTATCGGCAAGTCGGTGCGCGGGGGGATTGCCCGCGCGGCGGCGGTGGCCGAGGCCGTGGCCCTGGGCGAGACCTCGCTGGAAGTTGAGGCCGAGGGTACCGACGAAGTGGGCAGACTGCTGCAAGCCATGCGCGAGATGCTTGTGGCCGAACGCCGCGTGGTGGAAACGGCCCGCGAACTGGCCCGGGGCAACGTGGACATCGAGGTGGCCATGCGCGGCCCGCGCGACGAACTGATGCGCGCACTGGGAGAGATGGTTTCCGTCGAGCGTTCCATCTCGCGCAATGCCTCCACCCTGGCCACCGGCGACCTGCGCGTGTCGCTGGAGCCGCGCGGCGACAACGACCGGCTGCTGGCCTCGCTGGGCAACATGGTGCAGCGGCTGTCCGATGTCGTGCGCGATGTGCAGGTGGGCGCCGAGAACGTGGCTGCGGGCAGCGAAGAACTGAGCGCCACGGCAGAAGCCCTTTCGCAGGGCGCCACGGAGCAGGCGGCCTCGGTGGAGCAGTGCTCCGCCTCCATGGAAGAAATGGTGGCGCGCATCGCCCAGAACGCCGAAAACGCCCGCACCACCGAATCCATAGCGGTGCGCGCGGCGGACGACGCCCGCGATTCGGGCACGGCTGTGGCCGCCACGCTGAAGGCCATGCGCGAGATCGCCAGCAAGATTTCCATCATCGAGGAAATCGCCCGGCAGACCGACCTGCTGGCCCTGAACGCCGCCATCGAGGCGGCCCGCGCGGGCGAACAGGGGCGTGGCTTTGCCGTGGTTGCGTCGGAAGTGCGCAAGCTGGCCGAGCGCAGCCAGGCGGCAGCGGCGGAAATCAACAGGCTGTCCGGGGCCAGCCTGGAAGTTTCGGAACGTGCGGGAGAACTGCTGGGCAAGCTGGTGCCGGACATCGAGCGCACCTCTGAACTGGTGCAGGAGATCGCCGCCGCCAGCATCGAGCAGCGCGAAGGCGCAAGCCAGGTCAACGAGGCCTTGCACATGCTCGACCAGGTCATCCAGCAGAACGCGGCGGCTTCCGAAGAGGTGGCCTCCACGTCCGAGGAACTGTCTGCCCAGGCGGCTCACCTGCAACGTACCGTGGCCTTCTTCCGCCTGGGGACGGACATGTCTCCCAAGGTGCAGCGGGTGCCGGGGCCGCAGCCTTCGGCCATGCCCACGCTGAAGGACGGCGACCCGCGCAAGGTGCGCATCAACCTCACGGACGATGCGGACGACACGGACGACCAGGATTTCGAACGCTTCTAG